One bacterium genomic region harbors:
- a CDS encoding glycosyltransferase, which translates to MKITLAPFGTASDVLPMLALGRVLHSRGHVVTICAPEEFRSRIYKSGFPMVSSGKTYRKYLECEGDFEDATTALVSVLDQDMATHFVALRDATRDADALIGARLQLAGPSLAEQHGIPYFFAVMTPGVGDHDQFPIFGVSHDRAQKRRRRRIKEWDTHVLTALNRERKFTHLPPVTNLFEHLYRSGHTMLAMDAAFSTTRNTVNQTTSGFWYLDEDIDLDAETVAYLDLGPAPIYIAPFRLKNQKEILTLCSALAGAGHRVALGYGWENIDANELPSGCSFLTSLSFAQVFPKLSLIVHAGAADITMQAMRAQVPQIVAPYTIEQNFWAQQSQSLGASPAPVLNGDLTKLRQTIEVVLADKTIRERLKQMDFTNQNGPEIAADTIERILEAHKKPTEVH; encoded by the coding sequence GGCATGTCGTAACGATATGCGCTCCGGAGGAGTTTCGGTCACGCATTTATAAATCGGGCTTTCCCATGGTTTCCAGCGGTAAGACATACCGGAAATATCTCGAATGTGAAGGGGATTTTGAGGATGCCACTACAGCGCTCGTCTCCGTATTGGATCAAGATATGGCGACGCATTTTGTAGCATTGCGAGATGCGACGCGTGACGCGGATGCGCTAATTGGCGCGCGCCTTCAGCTGGCAGGTCCGTCCTTAGCCGAGCAGCATGGAATCCCATATTTTTTTGCGGTCATGACGCCCGGAGTTGGAGATCATGATCAATTTCCCATTTTTGGCGTGTCTCACGACCGCGCGCAAAAACGCCGCCGCAGAAGAATCAAAGAGTGGGATACTCACGTGCTTACAGCTTTAAACCGCGAAAGAAAGTTCACGCATCTTCCTCCGGTGACAAATCTGTTTGAGCATCTCTATCGGTCCGGGCATACGATGCTGGCAATGGATGCTGCGTTTTCGACCACAAGGAATACAGTGAACCAAACAACTTCCGGTTTCTGGTATCTGGATGAGGATATTGATTTGGATGCGGAAACGGTTGCCTATTTGGATCTGGGGCCGGCGCCGATTTATATCGCTCCCTTTCGGTTGAAAAATCAAAAAGAGATTCTGACGCTCTGCAGCGCATTGGCCGGAGCTGGACACCGGGTTGCGCTTGGTTATGGCTGGGAAAACATTGATGCAAACGAGCTGCCTTCAGGGTGCAGTTTTCTGACGTCTCTTTCCTTTGCGCAGGTTTTCCCAAAGTTGTCCCTGATCGTTCATGCAGGCGCCGCGGACATTACGATGCAGGCAATGCGCGCGCAAGTGCCGCAAATCGTCGCGCCCTATACGATCGAACAGAATTTCTGGGCCCAACAAAGCCAATCCCTTGGAGCCAGTCCCGCCCCGGTTCTGAATGGCGATTTGACCAAACTAAGACAGACGATTGAAGTGGTCCTTGCTGATAAAACAATCAGGGAACGCTTGAAACAGATGGATTTCACAAATCAGAACGGCCCGGAGATCGCTGCAGACACGATCGAACGGATCCTGGAAGCTCACAAAAAGCCGACAGAAGTCCATTGA